In Gemmatimonadota bacterium, the sequence ATATAGCGGAACCGCCGATCCATCTGCCAGCTATACCCATTGGGCAATGGGATGGCATCCATGCGGTCGCGCATTTCATAACCGACCTTTTGAACTTCCGATGCTTCCGTGTTTGCAAATACGGTTACAGTTGACATTCGATCCTGACGCTCGATGGATTGGGGACCTTTGGTCAATTCAAAATCGGCCAGGCTGGCAAATGCAATCATATTGCCCCGGTTGTTTTCAAAGGAGAGGGTTTTGAGTTGGTCCAGTGTGGCGCGGTCTTCTTCTCGCAATTGCAGCGCAATATCGATTTCTCCATCCGGCGTTTTGAATTTGCTATTTCCGCGTGCCCCCAATGCCGTGGCAACAGTTGTGGCTATTTGCTGCGGTGAAAGGCCGTATTGTTGCGCGCGTTCTCTCCTCACCGAGACCCTGATTTCTTCTGTGCCACTTTCCAGGCTGGTTTCCACGTCGTGAATGCCCTCAATATCGTCCATTCGCAGCCGAATATCTTCAGCCAGGATAGCCAGCACTTCGGGGTTCCTGCCTTTGATTTCTACCCCGACGCCCGTGCCACTGCTACCACCTCGTCTGAAGCCCGCCTTAAAACGCACGCCCGGGATGTCTTTGGGCAGCAACTCACTTACCTTTTTTTTCACATCATCTGTGCTCAACGGGCTTTCTTCGACGGGTTTTAAGTACAGATAAATCGTATTGCCGCGTCGGGTGCTAAATCGCGTTTTTATCGCTTCGATATCCAGTTCTTCCTTTTGGGGGATGATAATGGCTTCAATTTGTTTGAAAAGCGCGAGTGCGTCGTCGATATCGTAAGTTCGCGGCATTTCCACCATATAGCCCACCATGCGATCGGGTTGATAGCGATAGCGCTGTACTTCAATTTTGGTGAAAATGTATATGCCGCCAAAGAGGATAAATGTAGCGACGACAACGGTGGTCCAGCGATAGTGCAGGGTTGTGCTAATTACACGCGTGTAAACACCTTTGAGGCCAAGATGTCGAAACCGGAAATAGATATAGCCGGTTGTGGCAACAAATGCGCCCAGCGCGATCCATGCGCCTATTGGCACGGTTGAAAGCCCGCCCAAAATCCACAGGGTGTTATCTTTGAGCCAGTTAGCGGATTCGACTATGCCTTGCTGGTAAATGAGATACGCCGCGCCTGTGGCAAATAAAGTGCCCAATCCAATTTTTAAGAAGAGATCGACGCGAGTACCCGCATTTGAAAATGCTCGGGAGCAGGCCAGGGGGATGAGTGTTAAAGCCACGCATAGTGCGGCTAC encodes:
- a CDS encoding efflux RND transporter permease subunit; translated protein: MMGLMVAIGMLVDPAVVALENIYRRRFDVGDGTRTAAIEGSREIGIPVLAAALTTICVFVPLIFISGSYNTMWMRDFAITVCIAVVAALCVALTLIPLACSRAFSNAGTRVDLFLKIGLGTLFATGAAYLIYQQGIVESANWLKDNTLWILGGLSTVPIGAWIALGAFVATTGYIYFRFRHLGLKGVYTRVISTTLHYRWTTVVVATFILFGGIYIFTKIEVQRYRYQPDRMVGYMVEMPRTYDIDDALALFKQIEAIIIPQKEELDIEAIKTRFSTRRGNTIYLYLKPVEESPLSTDDVKKKVSELLPKDIPGVRFKAGFRRGGSSGTGVGVEIKGRNPEVLAILAEDIRLRMDDIEGIHDVETSLESGTEEIRVSVRRERAQQYGLSPQQIATTVATALGARGNSKFKTPDGEIDIALQLREEDRATLDQLKTLSFENNRGNMIAFASLADFELTKGPQSIERQDRMSTVTVFANTEASEVQKVGYEMRDRMDAIPLPNGYSWQMDRRFRYMASEEGETNFTMIFAALLIYLIMASLFESYIHPFTIMFSISFAFIGVALGLYIFGIALDSNATYGLLILFGIVVNNGIVLIDHINRYRKQGLYRRDAILRGGQDRLRPILMTATTTILGLTPLVIPMIYGNAEGNARRWGPIGLVIISGLSISTILTLVILPTIYSLMDDLSGYTKRIVAVAKRA